One window of Ralstonia pickettii DTP0602 genomic DNA carries:
- a CDS encoding hypothetical protein (K09921: K09921; hypothetical protein) codes for MNAQDVAAYLQSNPEFFEEHAELLAAVQLTSPHSHRAVSLQERQMEILREKNKGLELRLADLVRHGHDNDRTQQRMHDWQLRLLAEADSHALPYAVQDGLQQVFDVPAVALKLWDVAEQYAHMEVAQGASEDLRIFAEGLRAPYCGTNGGFEAAALLERDDIVSLAMVTLRVPVRAADAGVDAQGAAFGLLVLGSPDPRRFHEGMGTAYLTQIGEVAGAALNRLRD; via the coding sequence ATGAACGCCCAAGACGTCGCAGCCTACCTGCAGAGCAACCCTGAATTCTTCGAAGAGCACGCCGAGCTGCTGGCCGCGGTGCAGCTGACCAGCCCGCACAGCCACCGCGCCGTGTCGCTGCAGGAGCGCCAGATGGAAATCCTGCGCGAGAAGAACAAGGGTCTGGAGCTGCGCCTGGCGGACCTGGTCCGGCACGGCCACGACAACGACCGCACCCAGCAGCGCATGCACGACTGGCAGCTGCGCCTGCTGGCCGAAGCCGATTCGCACGCGCTGCCCTATGCCGTGCAGGACGGCCTGCAGCAGGTGTTCGATGTGCCGGCGGTGGCGCTCAAGCTGTGGGACGTGGCCGAGCAGTACGCCCATATGGAAGTGGCGCAGGGCGCCAGCGAAGACCTGCGCATCTTTGCCGAAGGCCTGCGCGCACCGTACTGCGGCACCAACGGCGGCTTCGAGGCCGCGGCGCTGCTGGAGCGCGACGATATCGTCTCGCTGGCGATGGTGACGCTGCGCGTGCCCGTGCGCGCCGCCGACGCGGGTGTGGACGCACAGGGCGCGGCCTTCGGCCTGCTGGTGCTGGGCTCGCCCGATCCGCGCCGCTTCCATGAAGGCATGGGCACCGCCTACCTGACGCAGATCGGCGAGGTCGCCGGTGCCGCGCTGAACCGGCTTCGCGACTGA
- a CDS encoding rod shape-determining protein MreD (K03571: mreD; rod shape-determining protein MreD), whose translation MTNRQYLLRPVNPAFIALSFVLAFLFNLMPWGDTLWIPDMVALVLVFWNIHQPRKVGMGVAFALGLLMDVHDARLLGEHALAYTLLAYFAITIHRRVLWFTVYTQALHVLPLLFIAHAVPVLIRLAMGAPLPGWPLLLAPGIEALLWPLATSLLLAPQRRSSDVDETRPI comes from the coding sequence GTGACCAATCGCCAATACCTGCTGCGGCCGGTCAATCCCGCCTTTATCGCGCTCAGCTTCGTGCTGGCGTTCCTGTTCAACCTGATGCCCTGGGGCGACACGCTGTGGATCCCCGACATGGTGGCGCTGGTGCTGGTGTTCTGGAACATCCACCAGCCGCGCAAGGTGGGCATGGGCGTGGCGTTCGCGCTCGGCCTGCTGATGGACGTGCACGATGCGCGTCTGCTGGGCGAGCACGCGCTGGCCTACACGCTGCTGGCCTACTTCGCCATCACCATCCACCGGCGCGTGCTGTGGTTCACCGTCTATACCCAGGCGCTGCATGTGCTGCCGCTGCTGTTTATCGCGCACGCGGTGCCGGTGCTGATCCGCCTGGCGATGGGCGCGCCGCTGCCGGGCTGGCCGTTGTTGCTGGCGCCGGGGATCGAGGCGCTGCTGTGGCCGCTGGCCACCAGCCTGCTGCTGGCGCCGCAGCGCCGTTCGAGCGATGTCGACGAGACGCGTCCGATCTGA
- a CDS encoding rod shape-determining protein MreC (K03570: mreC; rod shape-determining protein MreC), which produces MDYSPPPLFKQGTSAVARLVLYVAIALALLVVDARFDALSVGRQVAATVLMPVERLVLTPRDALRTVFDYAQSSAMLATENRELRQSAVQQAEASVRQAQLEAENNQLRKLLGLAQQSATPVTAAEILYDARDPYSQRIVIDRGSQHGLRAGYPVIDERGVVGQVTRVSPFQSEVTLLTDKDQAIPVQVVRNGLRSVAFGGARAGQLDLRFMAAAADLQQGDLLVTSGLDGTYPPGLPVARIVHIERKADTAFSRVYCEPVAGVRAHRQLLVVRYDAAIPARETVEAKPEAPVKGAKSAAARAAAASAAAAKAPPAKEASQ; this is translated from the coding sequence ATGGATTACTCCCCTCCGCCGCTCTTCAAGCAAGGCACCTCCGCTGTCGCCCGGCTGGTCCTGTATGTGGCCATTGCGCTGGCGCTGCTCGTGGTCGACGCCCGCTTCGACGCGCTCAGCGTGGGCCGGCAGGTTGCCGCCACCGTGCTGATGCCGGTCGAACGCCTGGTGCTGACGCCGCGTGACGCGCTGCGCACGGTGTTCGACTATGCGCAGTCCTCCGCCATGCTCGCCACCGAGAACCGCGAACTGCGCCAGAGTGCGGTGCAGCAGGCCGAGGCCTCGGTGCGCCAGGCGCAGCTCGAGGCCGAGAACAACCAGCTGCGCAAGCTGCTCGGGCTGGCGCAGCAGTCGGCCACGCCGGTCACGGCCGCCGAGATCCTCTATGATGCGCGCGACCCCTACAGCCAGCGGATCGTGATCGACAGGGGCAGCCAGCACGGCCTGCGTGCCGGCTATCCGGTGATCGACGAGCGCGGCGTGGTGGGCCAGGTCACGCGCGTGTCGCCGTTCCAGTCCGAAGTGACGCTGCTGACCGACAAGGACCAGGCCATCCCCGTGCAGGTGGTGCGCAACGGCCTGCGCAGCGTGGCCTTCGGCGGCGCGCGCGCGGGCCAGCTCGACCTGCGCTTCATGGCCGCCGCGGCCGACCTGCAGCAGGGCGACCTGCTGGTGACCTCGGGCCTGGACGGCACCTATCCGCCGGGCCTGCCGGTGGCCAGGATCGTCCATATCGAGCGCAAGGCCGATACCGCGTTCTCGCGCGTGTACTGCGAGCCGGTGGCCGGCGTGCGCGCGCACCGCCAGCTGCTGGTGGTGCGCTACGACGCCGCCATCCCGGCGCGCGAGACCGTCGAGGCCAAGCCGGAGGCGCCGGTCAAGGGCGCCAAGTCCGCCGCCGCGCGCGCCGCCGCCGCCAGCGCCGCCGCGGCCAAGGCCCCGCCTGCCAAGGAGGCGTCACAGTGA
- a CDS encoding tyrosine recombinase XerC (K03733: xerC; integrase/recombinase XerC) has translation MTARRPPRQANDPAPASDSAPPPAPDPLVTRYLDWLRGSRKLAEHTLSSYSRDLRVLQSHAARYAPGAGLLALQTHHIRNFAARLHAAGLVGTSIARTLSAWRGFYQWAARHGHGVTVNPVDGVRAPRSGHALPKALSVEHAVALVSHPAGTDAQALRDHAVYELFYSSGLRLSELVQLDVRYADADGYRSGSWLDLAGAEVTVTGKGSRQRSVPVGSKAVEALRAWLAVRDTLLRPGAAPEDAHALFLGPRGKRLSMRTVQLRLKQQALRAGVPADVHPHMLRHSFATHLLQSSGDLRAVQEMLGHASVSTTQVYTALDFQHLARVYDKAHPRAGRARKTAAPQDAEAADDPAED, from the coding sequence ATGACCGCACGCCGGCCGCCCCGCCAGGCCAACGACCCCGCGCCGGCCAGCGACAGCGCGCCCCCGCCGGCTCCCGATCCTCTCGTCACACGCTACCTCGACTGGCTGCGCGGCAGCCGCAAGCTTGCCGAACACACGCTCTCCAGCTACAGCCGCGACCTGCGCGTGCTGCAATCCCACGCGGCACGCTACGCGCCCGGCGCCGGGCTGCTGGCGCTGCAGACCCACCATATCCGCAACTTCGCCGCCCGGCTGCATGCCGCCGGGCTGGTCGGCACCAGCATCGCGCGCACGCTGTCGGCATGGCGCGGCTTCTACCAGTGGGCGGCTCGCCATGGCCACGGCGTCACCGTCAATCCGGTCGACGGTGTGCGCGCGCCGCGCTCGGGCCACGCACTGCCCAAAGCGCTGTCGGTCGAGCACGCGGTGGCGCTGGTGTCGCACCCCGCCGGCACCGATGCGCAGGCGCTGCGCGACCACGCGGTCTACGAGTTGTTCTATTCGAGCGGATTGCGGCTGTCCGAGCTGGTGCAGCTCGATGTGCGCTACGCCGATGCCGATGGCTACCGCTCCGGCAGCTGGCTCGACCTGGCCGGCGCCGAGGTCACGGTAACCGGCAAGGGTTCGCGGCAGCGCTCGGTGCCGGTCGGCAGCAAGGCGGTCGAGGCGCTGCGCGCCTGGCTGGCGGTGCGCGACACGCTGCTGCGCCCCGGCGCCGCCCCGGAAGACGCGCACGCGCTGTTCCTGGGGCCGCGCGGCAAGCGGCTGTCGATGCGCACCGTGCAGCTACGGCTCAAGCAGCAGGCCTTGCGCGCCGGCGTGCCGGCCGACGTGCATCCTCATATGCTGCGGCACTCGTTCGCCACGCACCTGCTGCAGTCGTCCGGCGACCTGCGCGCGGTGCAGGAGATGCTGGGACATGCCAGCGTCTCGACCACGCAGGTCTATACCGCTCTCGATTTCCAGCACCTGGCGCGCGTCTACGACAAGGCCCATCCGCGCGCCGGTCGCGCGCGCAAGACAGCGGCGCCGCAGGATGCCGAGGCTGCGGACGACCCAGCCGAAGACTAG
- a CDS encoding glutamyl-tRNA amidotransferase subunit A (K02433: gatA; aspartyl-tRNA(Asn)/glutamyl-tRNA (Gln) amidotransferase subunit A [EC:6.3.5.6 6.3.5.7]) → MPFSADSVTSLRQLADALAARSVSAEELAREYLARIEQAAALNAFIHVDAERTLAQARAADERRARGEATPLTGVPVAHKDVFVTRGWRATAGSKMLGNYESPFDATVVERMAAAGMVTLGKTNMDEFAMGSSNENSHFGPVQNPWDTSRVPGGSSGGSAAAVAAGLAPAATGTDTGGSIRQPASFSGITGIKPTYGRVSRYGMIAFASSLDQAGPMAHSAEDCALLLNAMAGFDPRDSTSIPPEQGGVDEDYTRLLGQPRASATAERPLAGLRIGLPKEYFGKGLSADVEQAVRAALAEYEKLGATLVEVSLPKTELSIPVYYVIAPAEASSNLSRFDGVRYGHRAAEYRDLLDMYKKSRAEGFGPEVKRRILVGTYVLSHGYYDAYYLQAQKIRRIIADDFQRAFDQCDVIMGPVAPTVAWKLGEKTSDPVQMYLADIFTLSTSLAGLPGMSVPCGFGEGNMPVGLQLIGNYFDEARLLQTAHAFQQATDWHLRRPAKA, encoded by the coding sequence ATGCCCTTTTCCGCTGATTCCGTGACTTCCCTGCGCCAGCTCGCCGACGCCCTGGCCGCGCGCTCCGTCTCCGCCGAGGAGCTCGCGCGCGAGTACCTGGCCCGCATCGAGCAAGCCGCCGCGCTCAACGCCTTTATCCACGTCGATGCCGAGCGCACCCTGGCGCAGGCGCGCGCCGCCGACGAACGCCGCGCGCGCGGCGAGGCCACGCCGCTGACCGGCGTGCCGGTCGCGCACAAGGACGTGTTCGTCACCCGTGGCTGGCGCGCCACCGCCGGCTCGAAGATGCTGGGCAACTACGAAAGCCCGTTCGACGCCACCGTGGTCGAGCGCATGGCCGCGGCCGGCATGGTCACGCTGGGCAAGACCAATATGGACGAGTTCGCGATGGGCTCGTCCAACGAGAACTCGCATTTCGGCCCGGTGCAAAACCCGTGGGACACCAGCCGCGTGCCGGGCGGTTCGTCTGGCGGCTCGGCCGCGGCGGTGGCCGCAGGCCTGGCGCCCGCCGCCACCGGCACCGACACCGGCGGCTCGATCCGCCAGCCGGCGTCGTTCTCGGGCATCACCGGCATCAAGCCGACCTATGGCCGCGTGTCGCGCTACGGCATGATCGCGTTCGCCTCGTCGCTCGACCAGGCCGGCCCGATGGCCCATAGCGCCGAGGACTGCGCGCTGCTGCTCAACGCCATGGCCGGCTTCGATCCCAGGGATTCGACCAGCATCCCGCCCGAGCAGGGCGGCGTGGACGAGGACTACACCCGCCTGCTGGGCCAGCCGCGTGCCAGCGCCACCGCCGAGCGCCCGCTGGCCGGCCTGCGCATCGGCCTGCCGAAGGAATACTTCGGCAAGGGCCTGTCCGCCGACGTCGAGCAGGCCGTGCGCGCGGCGCTGGCCGAGTATGAAAAGCTCGGCGCCACGCTGGTCGAGGTGTCGCTGCCCAAGACCGAGCTGTCGATTCCCGTGTACTACGTGATCGCACCGGCCGAGGCCTCGTCCAACCTGTCGCGCTTCGACGGCGTGCGCTACGGCCACCGCGCCGCCGAGTACCGCGACCTGCTCGACATGTACAAGAAGAGCCGCGCCGAAGGCTTCGGCCCGGAGGTCAAGCGCCGCATCCTGGTGGGCACCTACGTGCTGTCGCACGGCTACTATGACGCCTACTACCTGCAGGCGCAGAAAATCCGCCGCATCATCGCCGACGACTTCCAGCGCGCCTTCGACCAGTGCGACGTGATCATGGGCCCGGTGGCGCCGACGGTGGCGTGGAAGCTGGGCGAGAAGACCTCGGACCCGGTGCAGATGTACCTGGCCGACATCTTCACGCTGTCGACCAGCCTGGCCGGCCTGCCCGGCATGAGCGTGCCGTGCGGCTTCGGCGAGGGCAACATGCCCGTCGGCCTGCAGCTGATCGGCAACTACTTCGACGAAGCGCGCCTGCTGCAGACCGCGCACGCGTTCCAGCAGGCGACCGACTGGCACCTGCGCCGTCCCGCCAAGGCATGA
- a CDS encoding cell wall shape-determining protein (K05837: rodA, mrdB; rod shape determining protein RodA), whose product MDRRRVLSLVKTALTGFDKPLSLIVFLLFATGIVALYSAAIDMPGRVEDQLRNILLSYVVMLVIAYMPTQTLMRVAVPIYTVGVALLIAVAMFGLIRKGARRWLYVGMVIQPSEIMKISMPLMLAWYFQKREGVIKWFDFVVALLLLLIPVGLIAKQPDLGTALLVMAAGIYVIYFAGLSWRLILPLLGLLVVAITLLITFQNDMCAPGVNWPVLHDYQQHRVCTLLDPTSDPLGKGFHTIQSIIAIGSGGVEGKGWLKGTQTHLEFIPEKHTDFIFAVYSEEFGLIGNAVLLVLYLLLIFRGLFIAANAPTLFSRLLAGSITLIFFTYAFVNMGMVSGILPVVGVPLPLMSYGGTALVTLGAGIGILMSISRQKRLIQT is encoded by the coding sequence ATGGATCGACGCCGCGTCCTGTCACTCGTCAAGACCGCGCTGACCGGTTTTGACAAACCGCTCTCACTGATCGTCTTCCTGTTGTTCGCCACCGGCATCGTGGCGCTGTACTCGGCCGCCATCGACATGCCGGGCCGGGTCGAGGACCAGCTGCGCAACATCCTGCTGTCGTACGTGGTGATGCTGGTGATCGCCTACATGCCGACGCAGACGCTGATGCGGGTGGCGGTGCCCATCTATACGGTCGGGGTGGCGCTGCTGATCGCGGTGGCGATGTTCGGGCTGATCCGCAAGGGCGCGCGCCGCTGGCTCTATGTCGGCATGGTGATCCAGCCGTCCGAGATCATGAAGATCTCGATGCCGCTGATGCTGGCCTGGTACTTCCAGAAGCGCGAGGGCGTGATCAAGTGGTTCGACTTCGTGGTGGCGCTGCTGCTGCTGCTGATCCCGGTCGGGCTGATCGCCAAGCAGCCTGACCTGGGCACCGCGCTGCTAGTGATGGCCGCCGGCATCTACGTGATCTACTTTGCCGGCCTGTCGTGGCGGCTGATCCTGCCGCTGTTGGGGCTGCTGGTGGTGGCGATCACGCTGCTGATCACGTTCCAGAACGATATGTGCGCGCCGGGCGTGAACTGGCCGGTGCTGCACGATTACCAGCAGCATCGCGTCTGCACGCTGCTCGATCCGACCAGCGATCCGCTCGGCAAGGGCTTCCACACCATCCAGTCGATCATCGCGATCGGCTCGGGCGGGGTGGAGGGCAAGGGCTGGCTCAAGGGCACGCAGACGCACCTGGAGTTCATCCCGGAGAAGCACACCGACTTTATCTTCGCGGTGTACTCGGAGGAGTTCGGCCTGATCGGCAATGCGGTGCTGCTGGTGCTGTACCTGCTGCTGATCTTCCGCGGACTGTTTATCGCGGCTAACGCGCCGACGCTGTTCTCGCGGCTGCTGGCGGGATCGATCACGCTGATCTTCTTTACCTATGCCTTCGTCAATATGGGCATGGTGAGTGGCATCCTGCCGGTGGTGGGGGTGCCACTGCCGCTGATGAGCTATGGTGGTACGGCGCTGGTGACGCTGGGGGCGGGGATCGGGATTCTGATGAGTATTTCGCGGCAGAAGCGGTTGATCCAGACGTAG
- a CDS encoding glutamyl-tRNA amidotransferase subunit C (K02435: gatC; aspartyl-tRNA(Asn)/glutamyl-tRNA (Gln) amidotransferase subunit C [EC:6.3.5.6 6.3.5.7]), with product MALDLSDVKRIAHLARIETSDDEAAQTLAQLNNFFSLVEQMQAVDTIGIVPLAHPLSAVRDMAQRLRDDVVTEADRREDYQRPAPATENGLYLVPKVIE from the coding sequence ATGGCCCTCGACCTATCCGACGTCAAGCGCATCGCCCACCTGGCCCGCATCGAAACCAGCGATGACGAGGCCGCCCAGACGCTTGCGCAGCTGAACAATTTTTTCTCGCTGGTCGAGCAGATGCAGGCGGTCGACACCATCGGCATCGTGCCGCTGGCCCACCCGCTGTCGGCCGTGCGCGACATGGCCCAGCGCCTGCGCGACGACGTGGTCACCGAAGCCGACCGCCGCGAAGATTACCAGCGCCCCGCGCCCGCCACCGAAAACGGCCTGTACCTGGTGCCCAAGGTGATCGAGTGA
- a CDS encoding penicillin-binding protein 2 (K05515: mrdA; penicillin-binding protein 2), translating into MTEIRNVELEIGRFRIRVAAAALFTVICFGLLFTRFLWLQWYKHDQYSAKAEDNRISVAPIEPNRGIIMDRNGIVLARNYSAYTLEITPSKLTDTLDNTIEGLSALVDIQPRDRRRFKRLMEESRSFESLPLRSQLSDEEVARFSAQRFRFPGVDVRARLFRQYPLGESASHVIGYIGRISQRDQERIEAMDEANDAESAKYDPRKDGDNYKGTNYIGKIGLEQSYETELHGLTGFEEVEVSAGGRPIRTLSTSPATPGNNLILSLDIRLQQLAEALYGDRRGALVAIEPSTGDILAFVSKPTYDPNLFVEGIDTNTWNELNNSPDKPLLNRPLRGTYPPGSTYKPFMALAALATGKRTAAWGMSDPGFFTLGNHTFRDDKPGGHGWVDMHSSIVHSCDTYYYALARDMGVNGIHDFMKPLGFGQITGIDIEGESRGILPSTDWKRKAYRKPEQQKWYDGETISLGIGQGYNSFTILQLAQATSVIVNNGKVMKPHLVKAVEDAVTRKRTLTVPKESYTIPLKQADIDVIKRAMVAVTHSGTAARVFAGAAYESAGKTGTAQTYSLAKGEKYNHHALEERKRDHSLYTAFAPSDNPKIAIALIVENAGFGAAVAAPIARKLMDFYLTGKWPGELEAIAPPATELVAGRPPVNTPSVFTTGQTASIASATVMSGGAAASGAGASAVAVASAPHAGASAAIAAAIDPAAIAPASAVQSLDERMLQALGHSKPLAPQPASAPAAQPVKAPAPKPRVKPVSAKAASGADATR; encoded by the coding sequence ATGACCGAAATCCGCAACGTCGAACTGGAAATCGGCCGCTTCCGCATCCGTGTGGCGGCTGCCGCCCTGTTCACGGTGATCTGCTTTGGCCTGCTGTTCACGCGCTTCCTGTGGCTGCAGTGGTACAAGCATGACCAGTACTCGGCCAAGGCCGAGGATAACCGCATCTCGGTGGCACCGATCGAGCCCAACCGCGGCATCATCATGGACCGCAACGGGATCGTGCTGGCGCGCAATTATTCCGCCTACACGCTCGAGATCACGCCGTCCAAGCTGACCGACACGCTGGACAACACCATCGAGGGCCTGTCGGCGCTGGTGGATATCCAGCCGCGCGACCGGCGCCGCTTCAAGCGGCTGATGGAAGAGTCGCGCAGCTTCGAGAGCCTGCCGCTGCGCAGCCAGCTGAGCGACGAGGAAGTGGCGCGCTTTTCCGCGCAGCGCTTCCGCTTCCCGGGCGTGGACGTGCGCGCGCGGCTGTTCCGGCAGTATCCGCTGGGCGAGTCGGCCTCGCACGTGATCGGCTATATCGGCCGCATCTCGCAGCGCGACCAGGAGCGCATCGAGGCCATGGACGAGGCCAACGATGCCGAGAGCGCCAAATACGACCCGCGCAAGGACGGCGACAACTACAAGGGCACCAACTACATCGGCAAGATCGGCCTGGAGCAGAGCTACGAGACCGAACTGCACGGCCTGACCGGCTTCGAGGAAGTGGAAGTGAGTGCCGGCGGGCGCCCGATCCGTACCTTGTCGACTTCGCCCGCCACGCCGGGCAACAACCTGATCCTGTCGCTCGACATCCGCCTGCAGCAACTGGCCGAGGCGCTCTACGGCGACCGCCGCGGCGCGCTGGTGGCGATCGAGCCTTCCACGGGCGACATCCTGGCCTTCGTCTCCAAGCCGACCTACGACCCCAACCTGTTCGTCGAAGGCATCGATACCAATACCTGGAACGAGCTGAACAACTCGCCCGACAAGCCGCTGCTGAACCGCCCGCTGCGCGGCACCTACCCGCCGGGCTCGACCTACAAGCCCTTCATGGCGCTGGCGGCGCTGGCCACCGGCAAGCGCACCGCAGCCTGGGGCATGTCCGATCCGGGCTTCTTCACGCTGGGCAACCACACCTTCCGCGACGACAAGCCGGGCGGACACGGCTGGGTCGACATGCACAGCTCGATCGTGCATTCGTGCGACACCTATTACTACGCGCTGGCGCGCGACATGGGCGTCAACGGCATCCATGACTTCATGAAGCCGCTGGGCTTCGGCCAGATCACGGGGATCGACATCGAAGGCGAAAGCCGCGGCATCCTGCCGTCGACCGACTGGAAGCGCAAGGCCTACCGCAAGCCCGAGCAGCAGAAGTGGTACGACGGCGAGACCATCTCGCTGGGCATCGGCCAGGGCTACAACAGCTTCACCATCCTGCAGCTGGCGCAGGCTACCTCGGTCATCGTCAACAACGGCAAGGTGATGAAGCCGCACCTGGTCAAGGCCGTGGAAGACGCGGTCACGCGCAAGCGCACGCTGACGGTGCCCAAGGAAAGCTACACGATCCCGCTCAAGCAGGCCGATATCGACGTGATCAAGCGCGCCATGGTGGCGGTGACGCACTCCGGCACGGCGGCGCGCGTGTTTGCTGGCGCGGCTTATGAATCCGCCGGCAAGACCGGCACCGCGCAGACCTACAGCCTGGCCAAGGGTGAGAAATACAACCACCACGCACTGGAAGAGCGCAAGCGCGACCACTCGCTGTACACCGCCTTTGCGCCGTCGGACAACCCGAAGATCGCGATCGCGCTGATCGTCGAGAACGCCGGCTTCGGCGCCGCGGTGGCCGCGCCGATCGCACGCAAGCTGATGGACTTCTACCTCACCGGCAAATGGCCCGGCGAGCTGGAAGCGATCGCGCCGCCGGCCACCGAGCTCGTGGCAGGCCGCCCGCCGGTCAATACGCCCAGCGTGTTCACCACCGGCCAGACCGCCAGCATTGCCAGCGCCACTGTGATGTCCGGCGGCGCGGCCGCGAGCGGGGCCGGCGCCAGCGCGGTGGCCGTGGCCTCCGCGCCGCACGCCGGCGCCTCCGCCGCCATCGCCGCGGCCATCGACCCGGCCGCGATCGCGCCGGCTTCGGCGGTGCAGTCGCTCGATGAACGCATGCTGCAGGCGCTGGGCCACAGCAAGCCCCTGGCGCCGCAGCCGGCCTCCGCGCCCGCTGCGCAGCCGGTCAAGGCGCCCGCGCCCAAACCACGCGTCAAGCCCGTGTCCGCCAAGGCGGCCAGCGGTGCCGACGCCACTCGCTGA
- a CDS encoding rod shape-determining protein MreB (K03569: mreB; rod shape-determining protein MreB and related proteins) — MFGFLRSYFSNDLAIDLGTANTLIYMRDKGIVLDEPSVVAIRQEGGPNAKKTITAVGKEAKQMLGKVPGNIEAIRPMKDGVIADFTVTEQMLKQFIKMVHDSKLLRPSPRIIICVPCGSTQVERRAIRESALGAGASQVYLIEEPMSAAIGAGLPVSEPSGSMVVDIGGGTTEVGIISLGGMVYKGSVRVGGDKFDEAIVNYIRRNYGMLIGEQTAEAIKKEIGSAFPGSEVREMEVKGRNLSEGIPRAFTVSSNEILEALTDPLNQIVSAVKIALEQTPPELGADIAERGMMLTGGGALLRDLDRLLAEETGLPVLVAEDPLTCVVRGSGMALERMDKLGSIFSYE; from the coding sequence ATGTTCGGATTTCTCCGCAGCTACTTCTCCAACGACCTGGCGATCGACCTCGGCACCGCCAACACGCTGATCTACATGCGCGACAAGGGCATCGTGCTGGACGAGCCCTCGGTCGTCGCGATCCGCCAGGAAGGCGGCCCCAACGCCAAGAAGACCATCACGGCGGTGGGCAAGGAAGCCAAGCAGATGCTGGGCAAGGTGCCGGGCAATATCGAAGCGATCCGCCCGATGAAGGACGGCGTGATCGCCGACTTCACCGTCACCGAGCAGATGCTCAAGCAATTCATCAAGATGGTGCACGACAGCAAGCTGCTGCGTCCGAGCCCGCGCATCATCATCTGCGTGCCGTGCGGCTCGACCCAGGTCGAACGCCGCGCCATCCGTGAGTCGGCGCTGGGCGCCGGCGCCAGCCAGGTGTACCTGATCGAGGAGCCGATGTCGGCCGCGATCGGCGCCGGCCTGCCGGTGTCGGAGCCGTCGGGCTCGATGGTGGTCGATATCGGCGGCGGCACCACCGAGGTGGGCATCATTTCGCTGGGCGGCATGGTCTACAAGGGTTCGGTGCGCGTGGGCGGCGACAAGTTCGACGAGGCCATCGTCAACTACATCCGCCGCAACTACGGCATGCTGATCGGCGAACAGACCGCCGAAGCCATCAAGAAGGAAATCGGCTCGGCCTTCCCGGGTTCCGAGGTCCGCGAGATGGAAGTCAAGGGCCGCAACCTGTCCGAAGGCATCCCGCGCGCCTTCACCGTCTCGTCCAACGAAATCCTGGAAGCCCTGACCGATCCGCTCAACCAGATCGTCTCGGCGGTGAAGATCGCGCTGGAACAGACCCCGCCGGAACTGGGCGCCGACATCGCCGAGCGCGGCATGATGCTGACCGGCGGCGGCGCGCTGCTGCGCGACCTGGATCGCCTGCTGGCCGAGGAAACCGGCCTGCCGGTGCTGGTCGCCGAAGACCCGCTGACCTGTGTGGTGCGCGGCTCCGGCATGGCGCTGGAACGCATGGACAAGCTGGGCAGCATCTTCTCCTACGAGTAA